In one Paenibacillus sp. JQZ6Y-1 genomic region, the following are encoded:
- a CDS encoding chemotaxis protein CheA: protein MDMNQYLSMFIDESNDHLQSLNEKMLELEGNPTDLGIVQVIFRSAHTLKGMAATMGFEDLAALTHQMENVLDLVRNEKLAMQEFIFDTLFKGLDALESMVQDITQGGEGKADVTAIVEALQAIVRGDIPTESAAAAAPAAVATPAAPIAIKDSEGIELDEFQQSVIEQSMSAGHQALYMEVSIREDCQLKAVRAYMVFDLLERYGDVIKSEPSTQDIEQDKFERSFALYYVTQKDPAELEPMVTSISEIESVKVTQLDVDSLKQFAASKEVVAEPVSAPAPEVAAPAAAATPAAKAPAAPAAAPKAAAKAPAPAPSRTIRVDIDRLDVLMNLFSELLIDRVRLEQLASEVKVPALTDTVEHMGRVSSDLQNIVLKLRMVPVDTVFNRFPRMVRDLAKSLDKKLDLIITGAETELDRTVIDEIGDPLVHLLRNSVDHGVESVADRVAAGKDETGTVKLSAFHSGNHVFIEIEDDGHGINRDRVLQKALKNGVVSQEQANSMKDEEVYQLLFAPGFSTAEVISDISGRGVGLDVVKSKITSLGGHVTVSSELGKGTKFSVQLPLTLSIISAMMIRVGSEKYAIPLTSIVETGIIKAKQVRDLHGSQLIPYRDTHIPLLSLSRVFEVPDFDEREEEETEIVVIRKGDKLAAIAVENFIGQNEIVLKSLGGYLPDTQGISGATILGDGQVALIIDPNAFIK, encoded by the coding sequence ATGGACATGAATCAATATTTATCCATGTTTATTGATGAGTCGAACGATCATCTGCAGTCATTAAATGAAAAAATGCTTGAACTGGAAGGCAATCCAACAGATCTGGGAATCGTGCAAGTTATTTTCCGCTCAGCGCATACGCTGAAAGGGATGGCAGCTACGATGGGCTTTGAAGATCTGGCGGCACTGACGCACCAGATGGAAAATGTACTTGACCTCGTCCGCAACGAAAAGCTGGCGATGCAGGAGTTCATTTTCGATACTCTATTCAAAGGTTTGGATGCACTGGAATCGATGGTGCAGGACATTACACAAGGTGGCGAAGGGAAAGCGGATGTTACAGCGATCGTGGAAGCATTGCAAGCGATTGTACGCGGTGACATTCCTACAGAATCCGCTGCAGCCGCAGCACCTGCTGCAGTAGCAACACCAGCGGCGCCGATTGCGATCAAAGATAGCGAAGGCATTGAACTGGATGAATTCCAGCAGTCCGTTATCGAACAATCCATGTCTGCCGGTCATCAGGCATTGTACATGGAAGTATCCATTCGTGAAGATTGTCAGCTGAAAGCCGTTCGTGCCTACATGGTATTCGATCTGCTGGAGCGTTACGGCGATGTAATCAAATCCGAGCCTTCCACACAGGATATCGAGCAGGATAAATTCGAACGTAGCTTCGCCCTTTATTATGTGACTCAAAAAGATCCTGCTGAACTGGAGCCAATGGTAACCAGCATCTCCGAGATCGAGAGTGTAAAAGTTACCCAACTGGATGTGGATTCACTTAAGCAGTTTGCTGCTTCCAAAGAAGTGGTTGCTGAGCCTGTATCTGCACCTGCACCAGAAGTTGCAGCACCAGCTGCCGCAGCAACTCCGGCAGCGAAAGCGCCAGCAGCACCTGCCGCAGCACCAAAAGCCGCAGCCAAAGCACCAGCACCGGCTCCATCGCGTACGATTCGCGTTGATATTGACCGTCTGGACGTCCTGATGAATCTGTTCAGCGAATTGCTGATCGACCGTGTTCGTCTGGAGCAATTGGCAAGCGAAGTGAAGGTTCCTGCCTTGACTGATACAGTAGAGCATATGGGACGTGTAAGCAGCGATCTGCAAAACATCGTACTCAAACTGCGCATGGTACCTGTAGATACAGTATTTAACCGTTTCCCACGTATGGTTCGAGACCTTGCTAAATCACTCGATAAAAAGCTGGATCTGATCATTACTGGCGCTGAAACTGAACTGGATCGTACCGTTATCGATGAAATTGGCGACCCGCTCGTTCACTTGCTGCGTAACTCCGTCGATCACGGTGTTGAATCCGTAGCTGATCGCGTAGCTGCAGGCAAGGACGAAACCGGTACCGTCAAACTGAGTGCATTCCACAGCGGTAACCATGTCTTTATCGAGATTGAAGACGATGGACACGGTATCAACCGTGATCGCGTGCTGCAAAAAGCACTGAAAAACGGTGTAGTTTCCCAAGAGCAAGCCAACAGCATGAAGGACGAAGAAGTCTACCAGCTGTTGTTTGCACCGGGCTTCAGTACTGCCGAAGTTATTTCCGATATTTCTGGACGCGGCGTTGGTCTGGATGTTGTAAAATCGAAAATCACTTCTCTTGGTGGTCATGTGACAGTATCGTCGGAACTGGGTAAAGGCACCAAGTTCTCGGTACAACTGCCACTGACTCTGTCTATCATTTCCGCGATGATGATTCGCGTCGGTTCGGAAAAATATGCGATTCCGCTGACTTCAATTGTGGAAACAGGTATTATCAAAGCGAAACAGGTACGTGATCTGCATGGCAGCCAGCTGATTCCTTATCGCGATACGCATATTCCACTGCTGTCCCTCAGTCGTGTGTTTGAAGTTCCTGACTTCGATGAGCGCGAGGAAGAGGAAACGGAGATTGTCGTAATCCGCAAAGGAGACAAACTGGCGGCAATCGCTGTCGAGAACTTTATTGGTCAGAACGAGATCGTTCTGAAAAGTCTGGGCGGTTATCTGCCAGATACACAGGGAATCTCCGGTGCGACGATTCTCGGTGACGGCCAGGTCGCTTTGATTATTGACCCGAATGCATTTATTAAATAA
- a CDS encoding chemotaxis protein CheW, translating into MDELKVIVFKLAKEEYGIEVDKVQTIERMLPITRVPKTLDFVKGVINLRGVVIPVIDLRGRFNLSQAEYTDQTRIIIVEVDKMQVGFIVDSANDVVDIKRSSIEKPPEVVGGVKARYLDGVAKLDEERLLIMLNLAEVLNKTEVVQLEGIED; encoded by the coding sequence ATGGATGAATTGAAAGTTATCGTATTTAAATTGGCAAAAGAAGAGTACGGTATTGAAGTCGATAAAGTACAAACAATCGAGCGTATGCTGCCGATTACACGGGTTCCCAAAACGCTGGATTTCGTAAAAGGGGTTATCAACCTTCGCGGCGTGGTTATTCCAGTAATCGATTTGCGCGGACGCTTCAATCTGTCGCAAGCCGAATATACGGATCAAACGCGTATCATCATCGTGGAAGTGGACAAAATGCAGGTCGGTTTTATCGTCGACTCTGCCAACGATGTCGTCGACATCAAACGCAGCAGCATCGAGAAACCGCCTGAAGTGGTTGGCGGCGTAAAAGCAAGATACCTGGACGGTGTGGCAAAGCTTGACGAAGAACGGCTGCTGATCATGCTCAACCTCGCGGAAGTACTCAACAAAACCGAGGTTGTGCAGCTGGAAGGTATTGAGGACTAA
- a CDS encoding chemotaxis protein CheC translates to MDLFKKLEGFKMDVLKEVGNIGAGNAATALSQLLDKPIDMAVPKVQILPFEQIADKVGGPEQIVLAIFFRVEGDAPGNLFFILTPEAGKGLLHRLAGLEVSDDEQFSEMEQSALAEIGNILAGSYLSSLADFTRLSMSPTVPGLAYDMAGAILNYGLLQFGEMGDDALLIDTTFLEGKEEVEGQFFLIPDPESFEKIFISLGVPLQDD, encoded by the coding sequence ATGGATCTCTTCAAAAAACTTGAAGGATTCAAAATGGATGTGCTCAAAGAAGTGGGAAACATCGGGGCAGGCAATGCAGCCACTGCCCTTTCCCAGCTTCTGGATAAGCCCATCGATATGGCTGTACCGAAAGTGCAGATTTTGCCGTTTGAGCAAATTGCTGACAAAGTCGGCGGCCCTGAACAGATCGTGCTCGCCATCTTCTTCCGTGTGGAAGGGGATGCGCCGGGCAATCTGTTTTTCATTCTTACACCTGAAGCAGGCAAGGGCTTGTTGCATCGCCTTGCCGGTCTGGAAGTAAGCGACGATGAGCAATTCAGCGAAATGGAGCAATCGGCACTCGCCGAAATCGGTAACATCTTGGCAGGTTCCTATCTGTCGTCGCTCGCCGATTTTACACGCTTGTCGATGAGCCCTACCGTGCCGGGTCTTGCGTATGATATGGCAGGCGCTATTTTGAATTACGGACTTCTCCAATTCGGGGAAATGGGTGACGATGCACTATTGATCGATACAACATTCCTAGAAGGTAAAGAAGAAGTGGAAGGACAATTTTTCTTGATTCCCGATCCCGAATCATTTGAAAAGATCTTCATTTCACTAGGAGTTCCGTTGCAAGATGATTGA
- a CDS encoding chemotaxis protein CheD yields MIEEQHVVKVGMADLNVVKTAGVIRTTGLGSCVGLTLYDKNIQLVGMAHVMLPSSDIAREGQVNIAKYADTALPELVKRMLGLGASKTRLVAKMAGGAQMFSFSSGGDHMRIGPRNVEACKLFLKEQHIPLLAEDTGANYGRTIEMDCTTGLLSIRSVQMGKKEI; encoded by the coding sequence ATGATTGAGGAACAACATGTCGTTAAAGTGGGTATGGCTGATCTGAATGTCGTGAAAACGGCAGGCGTTATCCGTACGACGGGATTGGGTTCATGTGTGGGCCTTACCCTCTACGACAAAAACATTCAACTGGTTGGCATGGCGCATGTCATGCTTCCGTCATCGGATATTGCCCGTGAAGGGCAAGTGAATATAGCGAAATACGCAGATACTGCTCTACCAGAGCTGGTAAAGCGTATGCTAGGTCTGGGAGCATCCAAAACACGGCTAGTCGCCAAAATGGCTGGTGGGGCGCAGATGTTTTCCTTTTCCAGCGGCGGTGATCACATGCGGATTGGTCCCCGTAATGTGGAGGCATGCAAGTTATTTCTGAAAGAGCAGCATATTCCTTTGCTTGCGGAGGACACGGGCGCCAATTACGGACGCACAATCGAAATGGACTGTACTACTGGTCTTTTGTCGATTAGAAGTGTACAAATGGGTAAGAAGGAAATATGA
- a CDS encoding FliA/WhiG family RNA polymerase sigma factor has product MSEQKGSHLNHIELWVQWKEHGNVEAKKRLIENYLGTVEYVSSRLAIGLPKNVSKDDLMSNGVMGLIDAIEKFDYKRGLQFETYASWRVRGAILDGLRQGDWVPRSVREKARKIEDAYQQLEQKYLRSVSDAEISEFLDVSEREFQTMLQDVAVMTITSLEDPIREEESETRMSLIVDEKAKNPDRSVNDFVLKELLMKGIEKLTEKERTVVSLLYYEDLSLSEIAEVMSLSPSRISQLHSKAILRLRGALDKQRGLLMQDM; this is encoded by the coding sequence TTGAGCGAGCAAAAAGGAAGCCACTTGAACCATATCGAGCTGTGGGTGCAGTGGAAAGAGCATGGTAATGTGGAAGCAAAAAAACGCTTGATCGAAAATTATCTTGGCACCGTGGAATATGTGTCCAGCCGCCTTGCGATCGGTCTCCCGAAAAATGTTTCCAAGGACGATTTGATGAGTAACGGAGTGATGGGTCTAATTGACGCCATTGAAAAATTCGATTATAAACGCGGTTTGCAATTCGAAACGTATGCCTCCTGGCGTGTGCGTGGAGCGATACTGGACGGATTGAGACAAGGAGATTGGGTTCCCCGCTCTGTACGCGAAAAAGCGCGCAAGATTGAAGATGCTTACCAGCAATTGGAACAGAAATATTTACGTTCTGTATCCGATGCAGAAATTAGTGAATTTTTGGATGTAAGTGAGCGTGAATTTCAGACTATGCTGCAAGATGTAGCAGTTATGACAATCACATCGCTAGAAGATCCTATTCGCGAAGAAGAATCGGAAACTCGCATGTCATTGATTGTAGATGAAAAAGCGAAAAACCCCGATCGTAGTGTAAATGATTTTGTACTCAAGGAATTGCTGATGAAGGGCATTGAGAAGCTTACCGAAAAAGAAAGAACGGTTGTGTCACTGCTGTACTATGAAGACCTTTCACTCAGTGAAATTGCGGAAGTTATGTCACTGTCTCCGTCTCGCATCTCGCAATTGCATTCCAAGGCGATTCTTCGTCTCCGGGGAGCACTGGACAAACAAAGAGGTCTGTTAATGCAGGATATGTAA
- a CDS encoding DUF342 domain-containing protein: protein MTSQLTLDEYVKVSFSNDKSAAYLAFQTFDEQFACTAEQLEGFLRTQGITYGIKMEELVKLASQPELYQTETIEVARGTAPVPGIDGYIHHAIAIDSENRGPLEAEDGSVDYKEILRLNNALRGQLIAEKVDPQPGEPGIDVAGERIPYKPGKEARFKLGKNIVLNPEQTAIYAAIDGVVSRTDNDKINVFPVYEVNGDIDYHTGNIDFVGTVVIRGNVLSNFRVRASGDIRVVGGVEGAELEAGGSIEITGGIIGYNKGLVKAAVNVKTGFIQEGNVQAGESVIVSQSIMHSHIQAGESIRCDGPKGLIVGGQLQAGEMVVGRTIGNTAFTVTEIEVGVLPELRNQLVVLRKELKTHNENLDKTEKALTLLDQLASVGQLGPDKMALRIKLSATKKSQLRERDDIKDSVLEIERRLEESGKAKIEVMHTIYGGSKLVIGRYTKYIKDTAQRVSFVFQDGDITMVANH, encoded by the coding sequence GTGACCTCTCAATTAACGCTCGACGAATATGTAAAAGTAAGTTTTTCGAATGACAAGTCGGCTGCTTATCTGGCATTTCAGACGTTTGATGAACAGTTTGCATGCACGGCTGAACAACTGGAGGGATTTTTGCGTACGCAAGGAATCACCTATGGCATCAAAATGGAAGAACTGGTCAAGCTGGCATCGCAGCCAGAACTGTATCAGACCGAGACCATCGAAGTTGCGCGCGGTACCGCACCGGTACCGGGCATCGACGGTTACATCCACCATGCGATAGCGATCGATTCCGAAAATAGGGGACCACTGGAAGCCGAAGATGGCAGCGTGGACTACAAAGAAATTTTACGTTTGAATAATGCGCTTCGCGGTCAGCTGATCGCCGAAAAGGTTGATCCACAGCCTGGTGAGCCGGGCATTGATGTAGCGGGAGAGCGAATCCCCTACAAGCCCGGTAAAGAAGCGCGTTTCAAGCTTGGCAAAAACATTGTACTTAATCCGGAGCAGACAGCCATTTATGCAGCCATTGACGGTGTGGTATCGCGTACGGACAACGATAAGATCAATGTCTTTCCCGTGTATGAAGTGAACGGCGATATTGATTATCATACCGGCAATATTGATTTTGTCGGTACGGTGGTCATTCGCGGCAATGTGCTTTCCAATTTCCGTGTACGGGCATCCGGGGATATTCGGGTGGTTGGTGGAGTGGAAGGTGCCGAACTGGAAGCAGGCGGCTCGATTGAGATCACCGGCGGTATTATCGGTTATAACAAAGGGCTGGTCAAAGCAGCAGTCAATGTCAAAACCGGTTTTATTCAGGAAGGCAATGTACAGGCTGGTGAATCAGTCATCGTCTCACAAAGCATCATGCACTCTCATATCCAAGCAGGAGAAAGTATCCGCTGTGACGGTCCCAAAGGGCTGATTGTTGGCGGACAACTGCAAGCGGGTGAAATGGTCGTTGGTCGTACCATCGGCAATACCGCTTTTACCGTAACCGAAATTGAGGTTGGCGTTCTGCCGGAACTGCGTAATCAGCTTGTCGTGCTGCGGAAGGAACTCAAAACACATAACGAAAATCTCGACAAAACCGAGAAAGCTTTAACCCTTCTGGATCAACTGGCATCTGTCGGACAGCTGGGACCGGACAAAATGGCATTGCGAATCAAATTGTCGGCTACCAAAAAGAGCCAACTGCGTGAGCGCGATGACATCAAAGATAGCGTACTAGAGATTGAACGGCGACTGGAGGAATCCGGTAAAGCCAAAATCGAGGTCATGCATACGATTTATGGTGGATCTAAGCTGGTCATCGGACGCTATACGAAGTATATTAAAGATACGGCACAACGAGTAAGCTTTGTGTTCCAAGACGGAGACATTACGATGGTGGCGAATCATTAA
- the rpsB gene encoding 30S ribosomal protein S2, which translates to MAVISMKQLLEAGVHFGHQTRRWNPKMDRYIFTERNGIYIIDLQKTVKKVDEAYNFVKSVAADGGTILFVGTKKQAQDSVKEEAERAGQFYINQRWLGGTLTNFETIQKRINRLKELEKWEEDGTFEVLPKKEVILLRKEKDRLQKFLGGIKNMRGLPSALFIIDPRKERIAVAEARKLGIPIVGIVDTNCDPDEIDYVIPGNDDAIRAVKLLTGKMADAVIEANQGEQTTA; encoded by the coding sequence ATGGCAGTTATTTCCATGAAACAGCTTCTCGAAGCTGGGGTACATTTCGGTCACCAAACTCGTCGTTGGAACCCTAAAATGGACCGTTACATCTTCACTGAAAGAAACGGTATCTACATCATTGACCTGCAAAAAACGGTTAAAAAAGTTGACGAAGCTTACAACTTTGTAAAATCCGTTGCAGCTGACGGCGGTACAATCCTGTTCGTTGGTACAAAAAAGCAAGCTCAAGATTCCGTTAAGGAAGAAGCTGAGCGCGCTGGTCAATTCTACATCAACCAACGTTGGTTGGGTGGTACACTGACTAACTTTGAAACAATTCAAAAACGTATCAACCGTCTGAAAGAACTGGAAAAATGGGAAGAAGACGGTACTTTCGAAGTACTTCCTAAAAAAGAAGTTATCTTGCTTCGCAAAGAAAAAGATCGTCTGCAAAAATTCCTGGGCGGTATCAAAAACATGAGAGGCCTGCCTAGCGCCCTGTTCATCATCGATCCTCGTAAAGAGCGTATCGCTGTTGCAGAAGCACGCAAACTGGGTATCCCAATCGTAGGTATCGTTGATACTAACTGCGATCCAGACGAAATCGACTATGTAATTCCAGGTAACGACGACGCGATCCGCGCTGTTAAACTGTTGACTGGAAAAATGGCTGATGCAGTCATCGAAGCTAACCAAGGCGAACAAACAACTGCATAA
- the tsf gene encoding translation elongation factor Ts, with the protein MAVNASAVKELREKTGAGMLDCKKALEETNGDISKAIDVLREKGLSAAANKAGRAATEGTVESYIHAGGRIGVLVEINCETDFVGKTDQFKDFARDIAMQIAAASPLYVRREEVPAEAIEKEKEILKAQALNEGKPEKIVEKMVEGRINKYYEEYCLMEQSFVKDPDKTISQLLNEKISTIGENISIRRFARFELGEGLEKKEDNFVEEVMAQVKR; encoded by the coding sequence ATGGCAGTTAACGCAAGCGCAGTAAAAGAGCTTCGTGAAAAAACAGGCGCAGGTATGCTGGATTGCAAAAAAGCGCTGGAAGAAACAAACGGCGATATCTCGAAAGCAATCGACGTACTTCGTGAAAAAGGTCTGTCCGCAGCAGCAAACAAAGCTGGTCGTGCAGCAACAGAAGGTACAGTTGAATCTTACATCCACGCTGGCGGACGTATCGGCGTACTGGTAGAAATCAACTGTGAAACTGACTTCGTTGGTAAAACAGATCAATTTAAAGACTTCGCTCGCGACATCGCTATGCAAATCGCAGCAGCAAGCCCGCTGTATGTTCGTCGTGAAGAAGTACCTGCTGAAGCGATCGAGAAAGAAAAAGAGATCCTGAAAGCACAAGCTCTGAACGAAGGCAAACCAGAGAAAATCGTTGAAAAAATGGTTGAAGGTCGCATCAACAAGTACTACGAAGAGTACTGCCTGATGGAGCAATCCTTCGTTAAAGATCCAGACAAAACAATCAGCCAACTGCTGAACGAAAAAATCAGCACAATCGGCGAAAACATCTCGATCCGTCGCTTCGCTCGTTTCGAGCTGGGTGAAGGTCTGGAGAAAAAAGAAGATAACTTTGTTGAAGAAGTTATGGCACAGGTTAAACGCTAA
- the pyrH gene encoding UMP kinase, whose amino-acid sequence MNKPVFKRVVLKVSGESLSGTAGYGIEASTISSIAEQIKEVVALGVEVAVVCGGGNIWRGIAGSQGGIDRATADYMGMLATVMNSLALQDALEQIEVPTRVQTSIAMQQIAEPYIRRRAIRHLEKGRVVIFAAGTGNPFFSTDTTAALRAAEIEAEVILMAKNKVDGVYSADPFKDPTAQKFEQLTYLEVLNQNLGVMDSTASSLCMDNNIPLIVFAITEQGNIKRVVLGEKIGTIVKGSVD is encoded by the coding sequence TTGAATAAGCCTGTATTTAAAAGAGTGGTCTTAAAAGTCAGCGGTGAGTCGTTGTCGGGAACGGCTGGGTACGGTATTGAAGCCAGCACGATTTCTTCCATTGCCGAACAGATCAAAGAAGTTGTCGCATTGGGTGTGGAGGTTGCAGTCGTATGCGGCGGCGGTAATATCTGGCGTGGGATTGCGGGCAGCCAAGGCGGCATTGACCGTGCAACGGCTGACTATATGGGTATGCTGGCCACTGTGATGAACTCGCTGGCACTGCAAGACGCACTGGAGCAAATCGAGGTGCCTACGCGTGTACAGACTTCTATCGCGATGCAGCAGATTGCTGAGCCATACATCCGCCGGAGAGCGATCCGTCATCTGGAAAAGGGACGCGTCGTGATCTTTGCGGCAGGAACAGGCAATCCATTCTTCTCCACAGATACAACAGCAGCACTGCGTGCAGCTGAAATCGAAGCAGAAGTAATTTTGATGGCGAAAAACAAAGTCGATGGTGTCTACTCGGCAGATCCGTTCAAAGACCCAACGGCACAAAAATTCGAACAGCTTACATACCTCGAGGTGCTGAACCAGAATCTGGGCGTTATGGATTCAACCGCATCTTCGCTGTGTATGGATAACAATATTCCATTGATTGTGTTTGCAATTACCGAACAAGGCAATATCAAACGCGTTGTACTTGGTGAAAAAATCGGAACCATTGTTAAAGGGAGTGTAGACTAA
- the frr gene encoding ribosome recycling factor, which produces MPQGIKKSAEERMQKAIQALGRDLSTLRAGRATPSILDRVQVEYYGALTPVNQLANITTPDPRTLIIQPWDKTSLSDIERSIMKSDLGLTPANDGNIIRLSIPALTEERRAELVKLTKKFGEESKVAIRNIRRDANDDIKKLEKTDISEDESRGHQEDVQKLTDRFIKEVDNVLAAKEKEIMEV; this is translated from the coding sequence ATGCCTCAAGGAATTAAGAAAAGCGCTGAAGAACGCATGCAAAAAGCGATCCAAGCACTGGGTCGCGATCTGTCGACACTGCGTGCAGGTCGCGCAACACCATCCATTCTGGATCGTGTACAGGTGGAATACTATGGAGCACTGACACCGGTAAACCAGCTGGCAAACATTACAACACCAGACCCGCGCACACTGATCATTCAGCCATGGGATAAAACATCGCTGAGCGATATTGAGCGCTCCATTATGAAATCGGATCTCGGTCTGACACCTGCGAACGATGGTAACATCATTCGCTTGTCCATTCCAGCACTGACGGAAGAACGCCGCGCCGAACTGGTCAAACTGACCAAAAAATTCGGTGAGGAATCCAAAGTGGCAATCCGTAACATTCGCCGTGATGCGAATGATGATATCAAAAAACTTGAAAAAACAGATATCTCTGAAGATGAATCGCGTGGTCATCAGGAAGATGTACAAAAGCTGACTGATCGCTTCATCAAGGAAGTCGACAACGTACTTGCTGCGAAAGAAAAAGAGATTATGGAAGTGTAA
- a CDS encoding isoprenyl transferase — MFKRVRSWLDKDEQQHTSELSPDNVPHHIAVIMDGNGRWAKSHGMPRVIGHQNGMKAVKRATMAADELGVKYLTMYAFSTENWKRPKDEVDFLMKLPAEFVATELDELVERNVQVRLMGDKSILPSYTLEPLEKAMRDTEHNTGLVLTFALNYGSRIEITEGVKQMVHAVQEGKLSVDDITPDTFGQVLQSSGLPDPDLLIRTSGELRLSNFMLWQLAYSELWFTPIYWPEFGKEHMIEAVAEYQRRIRRYGGL, encoded by the coding sequence ATGTTCAAGCGTGTTCGCTCGTGGTTGGATAAAGACGAACAACAGCATACCAGCGAGCTCTCGCCGGATAATGTTCCCCATCATATCGCCGTTATTATGGACGGAAACGGTCGTTGGGCGAAAAGTCACGGTATGCCTCGTGTCATCGGACACCAGAACGGCATGAAAGCCGTTAAACGGGCCACTATGGCCGCCGACGAACTTGGAGTTAAATATTTGACGATGTATGCCTTCTCCACGGAAAACTGGAAACGGCCGAAAGACGAAGTCGATTTTCTGATGAAGCTGCCTGCTGAATTTGTGGCAACGGAGCTGGATGAGCTAGTTGAGCGCAATGTACAGGTACGCCTAATGGGCGATAAAAGCATTCTGCCTTCCTACACGCTGGAACCGCTGGAAAAAGCGATGCGTGATACGGAACACAATACCGGTCTTGTGCTGACATTTGCCTTAAATTATGGCAGTCGAATCGAGATTACCGAAGGCGTCAAGCAGATGGTACATGCCGTTCAGGAAGGCAAGCTGTCTGTCGATGACATTACACCGGATACATTCGGTCAGGTACTGCAATCATCTGGATTGCCCGATCCCGATCTGTTAATTCGGACAAGCGGGGAGCTACGTCTCAGCAACTTTATGCTGTGGCAGCTAGCTTACAGTGAATTGTGGTTTACACCGATTTACTGGCCGGAATTTGGCAAAGAACATATGATCGAAGCAGTAGCGGAATATCAGCGCAGAATACGCAGATATGGCGGGCTGTAA
- a CDS encoding phosphatidate cytidylyltransferase has product MKERIITGIIAAIVYLGLCLFGGYAYQTLLLVMALVGFYEFTTMTKAAPFGAPAVIGYISVAYMLFPWTLMDLTPPLSVDHMIWIVMLLLLSITVITKNQQDIKLMALLFIGAFYIGTGFSYIAETRQAPDGHGLFWTFMLLCSIWASDIGAYFTGKALGKNKLWPSISPNKTIEGAVGGIFFAMLAAVAFSIISPTLFHIGNALLIGLAAAVIGQMGDLIQSAYKRVYGIKDSGKILPGHGGILDRCDSWLMVFPFVHILMLMPF; this is encoded by the coding sequence GTGAAAGAGCGGATAATCACTGGTATCATAGCCGCAATCGTATATCTGGGACTTTGTCTCTTTGGAGGGTATGCGTATCAAACCCTTTTATTGGTGATGGCGCTTGTCGGATTTTATGAATTTACAACGATGACAAAGGCGGCTCCGTTTGGAGCACCGGCGGTGATCGGTTACATTAGTGTCGCATATATGCTGTTTCCCTGGACACTAATGGATCTGACACCGCCATTGTCGGTTGATCATATGATATGGATCGTCATGCTGCTACTGCTGTCGATTACGGTGATTACCAAAAACCAGCAGGACATCAAGCTGATGGCGTTGCTGTTTATCGGTGCATTTTATATCGGCACCGGTTTTTCCTATATTGCCGAGACGAGGCAAGCACCAGACGGTCACGGTTTGTTCTGGACCTTTATGCTGCTTTGTTCCATCTGGGCCAGCGATATTGGAGCGTATTTCACAGGGAAGGCGCTTGGCAAAAACAAACTCTGGCCTTCGATTAGCCCGAACAAAACGATAGAGGGTGCAGTGGGCGGTATCTTTTTTGCCATGCTTGCAGCGGTCGCCTTCTCGATCATATCACCGACGCTATTTCATATTGGCAATGCGCTCTTGATTGGCCTGGCGGCAGCTGTTATCGGACAAATGGGCGATTTGATTCAATCTGCTTACAAGCGTGTGTATGGCATCAAGGATTCCGGTAAAATCCTGCCTGGTCATGGTGGTATTTTGGATCGTTGTGATAGCTGGCTGATGGTATTCCCGTTTGTGCATATTCTAATGCTTATGCCTTTCTGA